The genomic stretch CACAAAAAAAATCCTTAACCCAGCCTACGGAAAAACGTACTATTAGATCAAAATTGTCTCAAATTTTTAAAAAGCTAATGCTACAATAGATTGATTTCCTACAAAAATTCCCAGCAAATACAACAAAAAATCACaaactattacaacaaaataGTAATGTTACAAAAAGTGTTTAAACGAAAAACTTTTTTTTTGTAGATCCATTTGCAATAAAAGTCGACAACATTATCTACACAAATCGcagactattacaacaaaaatctatATGTTCACAAACAATGCAAAGTGTAAAGATACCATTAATTTGAATTACAATAAAACTTATAaaacatttttacaaaatttacaaacgattacaacaaaaaatccATAAATTTGCAATCAATACAAAGTGgtcaagcaacaattaatttACTACAGACTGAATTACAATAAAAAACACCAACTAATTGTACAAAATTCACAAACGATTTACAACAAAATAAATTCTCACAAGTTTTTTTACATTGCCAAATAACTTCTGTAGCAATGAAAATCTTAGGAAAACACAAAACTTCTCACAAACGTCTAGCTAAAACGATTACAACATCTCTAGTGTGTTTTCACTATAAAAACAATAGCCCTTTTACTACAAAAATATACTTCTGAAAAAAGCCTAATACTACACGGAAGCTAGCACTATGGCTTAGGTAGCACGCATGCATATCCTGAAAAAAGCCTACGAGCATGCACACTTGGCTACACGCAtgcactagtttttttttttttttgagacaaacGCATGGACTAGCTAATACAGGCTGGGTTGGTCGTGGGCTTCGACACGCACTGGCCGCGGAGTGTTTGCATGCGGTACAGATAGCATGTGGGGTCCTTCATCAAGCGGAAGTAAATGAAAACGTAATTAGTACTGTCGGGTCCACCACGGAAGCAAGACGGTACCGAGTGAAGCGCCTAGGCTCGCGACGACCGATCTTTTCTGCACAATCGGTCGGCCGAGTATAAGCATTTTCCTATTTGGATCGGGTTGCTAGAGATGCACTAATAAATAGAACGCGTGGTGAGGAGGACTACGTCGTCGATGTAAAAATAGAGGGGCTGCATAGAGGAACATCGCGGCAGCACGTTGATCATGCCCGCTTCCTCGACCTTGATCATTAAGACGAACATCTATTTCAGTCAGAAAGAGCAACCAAGAAATGGGATCTCCTTGATGTATACGTCGCACATGCGAAattttctctctggtgtctcCATTCACAATGCTCTGAGCCTCTGAGTGCTAAGGTGAACGGCAACTTTGGAAAACAGCTCGGAGAAGCTATCAAGCAAACTAACTGAACGATAATCTACAACAACAACCTCGGCATCATGTGGTGATGTGTCTTGTTAAGGTTGGGCTTTCTTAGACGGCTCTTGTGTCTTCACTCGAGATGGCCAGCCGAACAGCTTCCCCAATTGGTGTTGTATCTTGTTTGCAGAGGAAACGAAAGTATGCTTGTCGCTATGCCTCATCTCAAATCGGTTGGTAACTGCAGGCGTAGGACATGTACGTGTACCATACATCTTGAACGTCTGTATGGCAGCTGGCATGAAGACACAAATTGGGCACGTGAAAGGGAGGTACCGACGCCCAAAAAACGTGGGAAAATAAACAATGCTGACCAACCGATGGATCGGCAGGTTGGGTGGTGATGAAAAAGCTTACTCCTGCATTGCTATATCTAGTTAAGTTGCTCAATTTGTCTTCTGTTGGCGTCCAAAAAAGTTGTCTGTCTTTTGTTTTGGAGCCATGAACTCATAGGTGTCttccagaaagaaagaaaaaaagcaagTCTTAACTGGAAGGATATAAACTTATGAAACTACATGGAAACCCTCTCAGACTCACAAAAACGATACATTAATATATTGCGTAAATTCCACTTTTGACCCTAGCTTGATTTTTTTGACACTACTTACCCCATTTAGCAAGATCTCATCCTAATTATCTCATTTAGCAAAAGTTGTGCTAACTTTTACCGCTTCTCAAGTTTTGTGACCATTTTGACTGGTGGCCGGGTACACATGGTGGCCGCATGGGCTGTTTATTTTCTTGAGGTTCCCCTTGCGATTCTTTTTTGGATCTAGACTAGATGGTCTTTTTTATTCACGCGTCATTCGTTTTGATAGGACTAGACGACGTAGCAGTCGACGACAATAGGGAGTCACCAAGGTGACCCCTGAGATCTTCGAAGCCAGAGATGGTGAACAAGTACTAACCCCACCCCTTCTCTAGGTATAATAAGGCTTGTTTGTTTCTCAATTTCTAGTTCGTTCGTTTGTTTCTCCATTGTGTAAGTATTTGAGACGTGGGAGTGTTTCTGAAAGTTTAGGGACCGTATATGTCGATGAATGGAAAAGATTTTTTTAGTCTCAGATTTTGTAGCTACGCCGGCAGCAGGGTGCTTTTGTCAATGCCATCAACGGGTCGTGAGAACAGATAGTTTTTCTCAACACCGGCTAGCTGCATTGGgccaaagtaaccacaatactgtaGCTAAGCATCCCGTATGCATACAAATAAGGGGACCTCGTATAATAGTTCCGTCTAGATCCAAAAAGAACCGTTGATGGGGTTCATACAAATTGTACCATACAATTTTTTCTTCATGAAAAAAAGATCTAGAAAGAACCGCAAGGGGAAATACAAGAGGAAAACCTGCCTACGTGTACCTGACACCAAGGACCACCGGTCAAAATGGTCACAGAAATTTGGAACGGGTAAAATCTGGCATAACTTCTGCTACATGGGGTAATTTGGATGAAAACTTGCTCAATGTGGTTGCTAGTGTTAAAAAGTCATAAATTGGAATTCACTCATATACTAAAATCGAACATACAAGATAGTCTTGGTGTGATATCATTAGTTTTTATAAGCAGTGCCACACTTGAAAAAAACCTAGATTTTACTTATGTGCTGAGATGGTTAGCAACATGTGTTAGGGATGGGACGCGATTCAAGGGAACCTGTTATTTCGTTCAGCTCACTGCTCACCCCAACTTCGTAAATCTTTAAATTAAATTAAGATTCAGCAGCAAACCAAGTGAGAACAGGAAGTGGAGACCAATCATAACCTTAATACTTTGAAAGGAGTGACGAGTTTATATAAGACTAAATAATGAGACCGTCCAAACACGGTTAACTTGGTCTCGTCTTGTTAACAAGACTAACTGCTCAGACGGTATACATATTATACAAGGACGGACCTAATGTGGGTACGGCAGTCGTCGCAACCAGAGACAATCAACCAGGGATCTGTCGCACATCAAGCCAGCATAGCTAGAATCTGTTTCTCTCgtgcttctattttttttttcactgAGATTTGAAAGCAGAAAtgttttacaaaccaagcacccAAGTTGTCTGccatgtatatatatacacacacacaccccTACCTGGCCAGCTAGCTATAGCTACTATTGCAACAATTGATTCGATACTACATTTCATTCAGATCGATCAGTGTGCTCACTTGCTGCTGGGTACGTATCTTCAACTTCTTCAGCGCAACTTtgtaccgtcttgatcaagttgcgGGAGGACATCAACATGTCCTTGGATGTCGCCGGTGCCGCGAAGAAGAAGGTGTTACTGGCGGAGGGGCTGCTGCTCCCGGCTAGCATGGTGCTGGTGCAGGCCTTCACCATGGGCGCCCTCCTCCTGTCCAAGCTAGCCTTCAACGTCGGCATGGCGCCTTTCGTCCTCCTCGCCTACCGCAACCTCATTGGCTCCATGACCGTCGCCCCCTTCGCCTTCTACTTCGAGAGGTACATGCTATGGCCCACTCCCTTTGTTAGCtactatttcttttgtgtttcttttccctTACGGCTTATGAGTTATGATCTCTGCGGTgggatttcgaaaaaaaaaattgttcagaAGCAGTGCGAAAGTGTCCTACTCTGTGTATATTTATTAGGATTTTGTGTAATCGACTTAGAATTAGCACAAGAAATATATAAATTTGAGTTGACTCAAGTTGCATACATAGGTATAGCAGAAAACCTGATGTTGTTCGGCTCTCAAACTGACCTTCAGTTTTAGCAAAAAAGATGCTGCAACCTCTTACCAGAActttattttcatattatattttgtgCGGGTTCACTACTGGAATTATAAACACTTCACAACTGTTTCGTTCTTCGAATCAAACTGGCAGAACTCTTACTTTCCAAGGAAAAATAATAGAATAAAAGTTCATATATACTAATATACATGTGTGTCAAGTATCATCAAACACAAAAGGAATGCCAGATATGTGTCAACACGGAATCATGACATTTGATGTGATGTGGACCAAACAAACGAGCAAGTCTGTTAAGTACGTCGACATCTAGTGCCATACTATTTTGGCAATGTCACGGTTTAGCAAGACATGGGCTAGACAAGTATGAGAATCAGTGTTCTCCATGCTAAATATGTGTGTCCGATGTATCAGTCAAGCCgtgttgttgattgttgatgTATACTCCATTGTTATTAAGACAAAGCGCAAAGACTTGGCTTCCTCACTGTCCTCACATCTTGGGAAGTTCATAATGATAGCAATGCTCGGGTATCCAAAAACATCCTAGGTAAGATAAAAAAAATGAGGAGAAGCTTTGGGTTTTAGTGGGTGTCAAACGCATGAGTAATTTAATCTTGGGAGAGTAGAACCGTTTTGTAATATGGCACTTTTACTTTCTTGTAAATTTCTATCTTCATTAATCAACTAGGGCTAAGATTTTGCCCTTGTTTTTAAATAAATAAATTATCATGCATTAGATAGAACAAACTTGTTGGCATCAGTCTCATTCCATTTAATCTTTACTTCCATGGTGATGATTGGCAGGTCAAATTTGCGTTGCGTGTACAATAAAGTATTTTCAGCTCACAACACAGATTGTTCAATTTTAGACTTGAGATGAAACTTGCTCGAACAAACATACATATGAGCCCATATGTATATATATTTTTAATACCATATCTTCGTTACATTCCACTATTAGCATACAAAATTTCTTGATATAGTGATGTTACACTTACAGTTACCCATGAATGCAGGGAGATGATGAAAAAGGTGAACATGAAGATATTTGGCTGGATCTCCTTAACCTCTTTGTTCGGGTCAGTATTTTTTATGTAAATTAATCACACATGTATATATCgtactttgatttttttttttttttgatctccATTGTTGATTTGACATCAGAATCGTGCTAGCAATGGGACTGCACTACTACGGTCTGCGCGCCACCAACGCGGGATACTCTGTCGATTTCCTTAATCTGATCCCTGTTGTCACCTTTGTCACTGCTGTAATACTCCGGTATGTTACATTTATAGCGCTATTATTATTCTGCTTTTGCCTAACTCTGCTTCACAGTGGATGGGGTAATTACTTACAGAACTAAAAGTATCACCAACCTAATCTGATTGCATACGCAAAAGAAAAATTGCATATCTACTGACCACTAGGCCATGTAAAATTGCAATGCATTGATCTGACAGTGTGAAAACGCTGGTCTGCAAACTTGGTTAGAGTGGAGAAGCTGAGGATAGGGACATGCCCGGGCAAGATGAAGGTCCTCGGCACAGCGATTTGTGTGGGAGGGACGATGGTGATCAGCATGTACAAAGGCAAGCTGCTGCATCTATGGCCTACCCACCTACTGAAACCGCACCTGCAGGCGATCGGCGCAGTCTCTCCCGTCCAAAACCACCACAGCATGCTCCTTGGCACGCTGTTCCTTGCCGGCAGCACACTCAGCTACGCCTTCTGGTTCATCATACAGGTAGCTAGCATACACCTTCTTcattcgtatttgcggtattagtAGCACTTGTGAATTACGATGACATACACAACTGAACCTTACCACGAGTTCAACAAGCTAGCAATTCGAACTAACTAACTCTCACTTAGGTACGAGTGTCCAAGGAGTTTCCGTCCAAGTACTTTTCGACAATGCTAGCTTGCCTGTCAGGGACCGTGCAGGCGGCGGTGTTCGGACTTGTGCTAGACAGGGATCTATCGGCATGGGCGCTCAAGTGGGACCTGCAGCTACTCGTCGTCGTCTACTCGGTAAGTAACAGGAAAATAGAGATTACGTGTAACCATTCCTATAAGCTTACTCACTATTCAGACTTGGCATGCACATGTGTTATTTAGGGTGTCTTCAACACCGGAGTCAGCTTCTGCTTGATCTCGTGGGCTATCGCTCGTCGTGGGCCCACCTACCCTTCCATGTTCAACTCGTTGTCACTGGTAGTCACCACGGTTCTTGATTCAGTGTTGCTTGGCACGGATGTCTCAGTGGGGAGGTGAGATTGGATTTTCTGTTCTATGTACCATTAAACAACATGGGATGGTCCTATCAAGTAGTACTACTACATTTTACTGTATGAAATCCGACAAAATGTTGAGAGTGCTTTGCTGACGGATATTGTAACCTGCTTGTGGTTGCAGCTTGCTTGGAGCCATGCTGATCATCCTAGGGTTGTACGCGTTCCTCTGGGGGAAAGGAAAGGAGGCACAAGAGCAGCGCAAACAAATCAGGGCCGCGACGAGCGGAGATCAGAACGGGTGCCCTCCGGCAGTGGCGGGTAATGGCGTGGATAGCCTGCAGGTTGGGAAGCACGAGGTGCGAATTCGCGTGGAAGTCAGCTAGCGATCTAATTAGAAACTCTAAGAGCACCTCCAGTCATTGGGCTTCCatgccgaaatccggcgctaaatagcgccggatggatgtaaattTCGGTATAGGGAGATCCAGTTTCCCAGCGGCGAGCCTAGGTGAATGCAGGCGAAACGAGGAATTCAAACGGAACATGAcgaaaatcgttcaaacttaaCCTAAAAttagagatatttaacatatatataggcgagtttgtacatatataggccaaattCGTAATACATTTAAATTTGATTAGAGAGAAATTAACTAAACATAAAAACACGGCGTTCTACATGCTGAAATGGCAGTAACGccgtgtagtcgccgtcatcCTCGGGCGGCACCTGCTGGCTgctgctccggccgagggctcccCAATGTCTAGAACCCTGACCAGGGTCGCCGAGGTGTGCCGGCGACGGCGTTGGCTGATACCACTCAGTGTCGCTGCTATCCTCCAGCTTGATGAGCGATGCGGGTGTGGCGCGGCGCCACGCGGCCGCCAGGTCCAGAAGTtgacgctgctgctccgcctccccctcccagTCCTGCCTGGACCAGGCGAGAGTCGCGTCCATGGGGAGGGCATTGCCGGCGGGAACGATATCGTTCAGCGACCTCGCGATCGCCTCGCGAATCGTGGCGTCCTTGGCCCGTGGCCTCCTCGGCGGCGAGGTCGGTCGCCGCGTCCCTCTTCATCTTCCACGTCCGCCCGCGTGACAGAGACGAGGCGCGcccctcgcggatgacgagggcgccggcgATGTGCCCCCGGGTCGGTGGAGACGCGGGTTCTGTCTTCACAGCGCGCAGGCCGCTCCTCGGCGTCGCAGGAGGCGCCGATCTGCACGACCTTGAACTGAGCCTTCGCTACATATATTTCTCCATATAAATATGCTTATATGCATTATGCACACACTCCTCTTGTCGAGATAATGGTGTAGTGTACTACGCGGCATATCAATCAAGTCACAACCGGTACTCCGCACACCAGACTTCATGCATAGCAAATTGTTTGAAATTAGTAACTTCCCTGTAAGCTCCCTGGTTGTATTTTCAAGTATACCTGGCCACGGGAAACCCGGTCTGATCGGCCCGGCCCAAAGTTTCTGGGCTTGGACCAGCCCGAGCATGCCTGTGGACCGGGTCTGGGCCAAAGATTTAGGCCCGGTGGTTGGGCCTGGCCGGGCCTAGGCTTGAGTAATGCGTTAAATAAGGAAGAGGCATGGCCCGAGGCTCGAGGCCCAATGGGTAGTTGATACAATGGGTCGGGCTTGGGCCGAAATATCAGGCCCAATGGTTGGGCCGGGTCAGGCTTGGGCCTGAGTTTTTTGCGTCGGGCTTTGATGCCCGGCCCGAATAATGCCCAGGTATATATCTCCAAGCAGGGAACCACAAGAGCGTTATATCAGTATTGTACCCTGGTGATCTAAAAAAAAAGTATTGTACCCTGGCCTTGAGTTCTGGATGGTCAGAATCGTGCACTCGCTTCTATTCTTGTCATATTGTACTCTAGACAGCCAAAAATtgccaaaaatgaaaaattctGGTCAAAATCGCAAGCTCATCTCTATGCTGGATGTCAGTCGCGAAATAGCCCAGCCCAATTGCAAATTTGTTCTTTTCCACGAAAGTAAGACTATATACGTACCGTCCTAGCGAGTACAATGTTTCCGGCCTTTTGGCTTATGAGGTCTAGGGAACCTgatattttgaagaaaaaataaCATTTTAAAGTTCAGTTTTTTTCATTTTGGATAGATACACATTTGCACTATACATGTGCAAAGCTTTCTTAATAATACGTTATAATTTAGTATATAAAAAAACAAAATGGCTCAACCGAGCAAAAAAAGATCAATTTTGATCCCTCTATATATTTTTCTCGTGATGTCACACATAAAAATGTATTTCGATGAAACTTTGCCCCTAGACATGTATATGTACTAATATATCTTTTTTTCAGAGTTTCTTTTTTtggtaaaggaaatatattaatatcaaaagatactaattacacctagcctctgcaacaacgcaacaccctaatggcagtacggatgcacagcaaaaaagagaaaaagaactaAGAAATAaatgtcccgctacagtatccaagatctagcaacaacaatacatccaccaccaagataacacctgaaatacagactctccaaaaacgatgcctccaagaaggtaacagtACACGAGCGTTGTtatcgtccgatcaaagatcttaggttttcaccctgaagatagtccccgctcttaaaacaatgcctccaagatcattgctaggcacaaccagttaaggctagaccttgagttttcaccctgaaaggtaggactatgAACTTCACCTATGCTGCCACcctcactttcataccactgttgcgaatcccggaacaccaagcatgtTCCTCAACATCACGAAGACTTGgaccttctttagctaatccccAAATCCcgtcttcatgatattctccgcttctgacttcaccatggaccaaaagtcacttgatgtcaactcaGAGCAgcgcttcacgccgctccctccgaaaccaaacgctcataataaaagcatgggtgcgtgcGATCTAATACCACCCGAACCtgtgaactccaggcaaaagatgcattgtTTCATTCGCTATCGGAGCCTTttggaactcatcactccggctagatgaagaaagatcggcatccagaatgtcttcatcttcgcgaaagaagagccctaggaccaccaccatgaaagcTGGAACGTACGGCCCCCACACCGCTGCCATGACTGGGAACCACGGTCCATCGTCCACCTCCAACTCGGCCGGTGGAGGCCGGCAGCCATCGGGATAGCGGCTACGCACGCCCACAACACGGAGACGGCCGGCTGCTGCCCGCCAGGATAGCCTAGCCGAGCCTCATTGCCGCCGCCTCGCGACCATGTACCTTGCCACTGCCGCCGCCCCGCTGCCGCCCTTCCGCTCCGCCGAGTTCCGCCACACCACCGTGTTCCCTGCCATGATCCAGGTGATGTAGCTAaaggccaccaccaccagacACGCCGTCCACCGTCGCAGGGAGGGGTCGGGTGGGGAGAGAGGCGGCGGCTAGGtgcggagggaggcggcggctctATCTGGAGAAAGTCCTAGTACCAATAACTCGGGAGAAAATTCAGGATGGTGCGCCCGCCGTTGATAGCGAGTGTGCGGAGCGTCTCAATGACAGAGAAGGCAGAGGCACTGTCGAGGCCACTGGTGGGCTcgtcgaggaagaggaggcgtGGCCGGGTGAGGATCTCCAGCGCGATGCACAACCGCTTCTTCTCGCCACCACTGATGCCCCGGAGATGCCATGTACCGATGGATATGATTGTAGTTTTCAAAATCAAGAAAAAAACGAGCTACCTAacactacgggaacccgccgacgtgccgacggctagaatctgtgccgacggccgccgtcggcacagcctcgcacgccgtcagcccagcaaagtagccgtcggcacagcctggccgtcggcacagcctggccgtcggcacagaaccaCCAGaaccgacggccgccgtcggcacactttggccgtcggcacaaacactgtctgtgccgacggcacgtagcctagccgtcggcacatggtCATATGGTGGGGCCACGAGACGGCCACCGACAACGGCGTCGGCGGGTGGCAAACGGCGTGATGtgggccgacggccaggccgtcggcacagcttcccCGCCAAAATTTCCTTCTTCCCGCCCTTATTCGCGCCATTTTTTCGCGCCACTTCCTATGtaggccgacggccaggccgtcggcacaggttccccctccttccctcccgccatttttccccctccttccctcccgccattcttctcgcgcccattctctcccgccaattattcccgccgtttcagcgctcgtcgtcctatatatagccatgtcttctcaacACTAACATCACCAACAACATTTCTCTCCTCATCAACTCTCTCATCCAAAAAACACCACAGAATCCTGCGAGCTCACTGCcgtcgagatggctcctcgtcgccgtagcaacacgggcttcatcggcgttcgccggcgggctgcgggccatttcgcgtccgaaatctccgccggtggtgtgcgtgtgtggctcggcaccttctacacgaaggaggctgctgcccgcgcatacgacgttgcggcttggaggtttggccggtcgcGCCACGAGTTGAACTTCCGGAGGTCGGGTCTCGACGGAAGCCGAGAGTCTCTctgcgagccgctacttcgctcggagggtgaagcgcagcggttcggagatggccggcggcggattgataccaccgaggcggacgagcggttcatggcacggtggcgcgagagaccatcccggagacgtcgcggCCACGCGCGCATTACGGAAGGAGAAGCGGGCGTACggggagagaggagggcgggaaagcggcagaggagggccgaatatgacgcggagtacgccaaaggagaggcgtcgacatggggagaaaatgatgaacggtggttttcgtacctctcaagtaccgcttcagaggacacccctagcgaggatgaagatttcgagaactgattagtatgtgtgtgtgtcgagtccgtgtgtctaacgggtcatgtgtcgacccagtgttaagtgctttgttcgtgtgtgggtttagttttttaagtgttttggtttgtgtgttagtagtgtagtttttaagtgctttgcttcgtgtgtgggtgtagttctttaagtgctttggtttgtgtgtggtctagttctttaagtgttttggtttgtgtgtgggtctagttatttaagtgctttgtaacgtgtgtgggtctcaagttcttaagtgtatcattattgtgtgtcgtcgaaatcgagcatcggagggtgggaatggtccCAAAACTCGGGCGGATTATAGACTATAGGGGTAAAATCCGGgatactgtatgtggaaactcctggcaagcccaacctatggtttcccatgtacatatgtcctaaacaaaccaaagcaaataaaaaaatccattgttacaccgtcacacggagaaagctataggggtagatctgcggggtccccgccctagggtttccgaagatacggatcggcggagcgtcggaaccgcttaaaaacttgcatatgtccctagcatatgtgcacaagtgtgatgtagggtttggctaaccttgcatgtaccggcgttgacgattttcgcgagACATGGGccggcacttggtgaaaatccgggatactgtatgtgcaaactccgggtacggctaaaatggagcctattttatggtaaagtaagcccaacctatggtttcccatgtacatatgtcctaaacaaaccaaagcaaataaaaaaatccattgttacaccgtcacacggagaaagctataggggtagatctgcggggtccccgccctagggtttccgaagatacg from Lolium rigidum isolate FL_2022 chromosome 4, APGP_CSIRO_Lrig_0.1, whole genome shotgun sequence encodes the following:
- the LOC124648724 gene encoding WAT1-related protein At1g09380-like; amino-acid sequence: MSLDVAGAAKKKVLLAEGLLLPASMVLVQAFTMGALLLSKLAFNVGMAPFVLLAYRNLIGSMTVAPFAFYFEREMMKKVNMKIFGWISLTSLFGIVLAMGLHYYGLRATNAGYSVDFLNLIPVVTFVTAVILRVEKLRIGTCPGKMKVLGTAICVGGTMVISMYKGKLLHLWPTHLLKPHLQAIGAVSPVQNHHSMLLGTLFLAGSTLSYAFWFIIQVRVSKEFPSKYFSTMLACLSGTVQAAVFGLVLDRDLSAWALKWDLQLLVVVYSGVFNTGVSFCLISWAIARRGPTYPSMFNSLSLVVTTVLDSVLLGTDVSVGSLLGAMLIILGLYAFLWGKGKEAQEQRKQIRAATSGDQNGCPPAVAGNGVDSLQVGKHEVRIRVEVS